One genomic segment of Gottschalkia acidurici 9a includes these proteins:
- the uvrB gene encoding excinuclease ABC subunit UvrB, protein MNKFKIKSEYSPTGDQPQAIEKLSNGIFEGTKHQTLLGVTGSGKTFTMANIIEKVQKPTIVIAHNKTLAAQLTSEFKEFFPDNAVEYFVSYYDYYQPEAYVPHTDTYIEKDASINDEIDKLRHSATASLFERKDVIIVASVSCIYGLGDPIDYENLVLSIRPGMEKDRDEVVRKLIDIQYERNDINFTRGTFRVKGDIIEIFPASSDENTIRVEFFGDEIDRITEVNYLTGEIIGVRNHVSIFPASHFVTSQDKIEVAIKGIEEELEERLKELESQDKLVEAQRLKQRTMYDIEMLREMGFCQGIENYSRHISSRPPGSKPYTLIDYFPEDYLMIIDESHVTLPQIRGMYAGDRSRKNTLVDYGFRLPSALDNRPLKFDEFENHINQILYVSATPGPYEIEHTQRTVEQIIRPTGLLDPIIDVRGTKNQIDDLIKEINLRVEKDERVLITTLTKKMSEDLANYFKEIGIKGKYLHSDIKTIERMEIIRDLRLGKFDVLIGINLLREGLDIPEVSLVAILDADKEGFLRSETSMVQTIGRAARNSNGKVIMYADKITNSMDRAINETNRRRIIQMEYNEEHGIVPKTIQKGVRDVIEATKVAEEVEKYGVDTKTKLSEEEIKTTIANLEIEMMEAAESLQFERAAELRDKIEELRGKLD, encoded by the coding sequence ATGAACAAATTTAAAATAAAATCAGAATATAGCCCAACAGGAGATCAACCTCAGGCTATAGAAAAACTGAGCAATGGAATATTCGAAGGAACCAAACATCAAACCCTACTAGGGGTTACAGGATCGGGTAAAACCTTTACGATGGCAAACATAATAGAAAAAGTGCAAAAACCTACGATAGTAATAGCTCATAACAAAACGTTAGCTGCACAATTAACTAGTGAGTTCAAAGAATTCTTTCCAGATAATGCAGTTGAGTATTTCGTAAGTTACTATGACTACTATCAACCAGAAGCATATGTACCTCATACGGATACTTATATAGAAAAAGATGCGTCTATAAATGATGAAATTGATAAATTAAGACACTCTGCAACTGCATCACTATTTGAACGTAAAGATGTGATAATAGTAGCTAGTGTTTCGTGCATATATGGACTGGGAGACCCAATAGACTATGAGAACCTAGTGCTGTCAATAAGACCTGGCATGGAAAAAGATAGGGATGAGGTTGTAAGAAAGTTAATAGATATTCAGTATGAAAGAAATGATATAAACTTTACAAGGGGAACATTTAGAGTTAAAGGAGATATAATAGAGATATTTCCGGCATCATCTGATGAAAACACTATAAGAGTAGAGTTCTTTGGGGATGAGATAGATAGAATAACAGAGGTAAATTATCTTACTGGGGAGATAATAGGTGTTAGAAATCACGTATCGATATTTCCAGCATCTCACTTCGTTACATCTCAAGATAAAATTGAAGTAGCTATAAAAGGTATAGAAGAAGAACTGGAAGAAAGACTTAAAGAATTAGAAAGTCAGGATAAGCTAGTAGAGGCACAAAGATTAAAACAAAGAACAATGTATGATATAGAAATGCTTAGGGAAATGGGATTCTGTCAAGGTATAGAAAACTACTCTAGACATATAAGCTCTAGACCACCTGGAAGTAAGCCTTACACACTAATAGATTACTTTCCAGAAGACTATCTTATGATAATAGATGAGTCACATGTAACCTTGCCACAAATAAGAGGAATGTATGCAGGAGATAGATCAAGAAAAAATACCCTTGTGGATTATGGATTCAGACTACCATCCGCACTAGACAATAGACCACTGAAATTTGATGAATTTGAAAATCATATAAATCAAATACTATATGTAAGTGCTACCCCAGGGCCTTATGAAATAGAACATACACAAAGAACAGTAGAACAGATTATAAGACCTACGGGGCTGTTAGATCCAATAATAGATGTAAGGGGAACTAAAAATCAAATAGATGATTTGATAAAAGAAATTAACTTGAGAGTAGAAAAAGATGAAAGAGTATTAATAACTACACTAACTAAAAAGATGTCTGAAGATTTAGCTAATTATTTCAAAGAAATCGGAATAAAGGGAAAATATCTTCACTCAGATATTAAAACAATAGAACGTATGGAAATAATAAGAGACTTAAGGTTAGGAAAGTTTGATGTGTTAATAGGAATAAACCTTTTAAGAGAAGGACTAGATATACCAGAAGTTTCTTTAGTAGCTATACTAGATGCAGATAAAGAAGGATTTTTAAGGTCAGAGACTTCAATGGTACAGACCATAGGAAGAGCAGCAAGAAATTCAAACGGGAAAGTAATAATGTATGCAGATAAGATTACAAATTCAATGGACAGAGCAATAAATGAAACTAATAGAAGAAGAATAATACAAATGGAGTATAACGAAGAACATGGAATAGTTCCTAAAACTATTCAAAAAGGAGTAAGAGATGTTATAGAAGCAACTAAGGTAGCAGAAGAAGTTGAGAAATATGGAGTAGATACTAAAACTAAACTATCAGAAGAAGAAATCAAAACTACTATAGCTAACTTAGAAATTGAAATGATGGAAGCTGCAGAAAGTTTACAATTTGAGAGAGCCGCCGAACTTAGAGATAAAATAGAGGAACTTAGAGGTAAGTTAGATTAA
- a CDS encoding sigma-70 family RNA polymerase sigma factor, translated as MNKLEYSETELVEGIKNKDLLAYDYLINKYTKTIYCLAYNILHQSFKKEDIEECVSDVLLDTWLKIDEFKDEKGNFRTWILILTKYKALTYKRKNKLENVVYIDKLEVKDEYELEKQVVLRQDQEKVIDTINSFNKIDREIFFRRYFFNEKISDLAKCFKLSRSAIDNRLFRGRKTILEVLDDEGRKIN; from the coding sequence GTGAATAAATTGGAATATTCAGAAACAGAACTTGTAGAAGGAATAAAAAATAAAGACTTACTTGCCTATGATTATTTAATAAATAAATATACCAAAACGATTTACTGTTTAGCATATAATATTTTACATCAATCATTTAAAAAAGAAGATATAGAAGAGTGTGTATCAGATGTCTTGTTAGATACCTGGCTCAAAATTGACGAATTCAAAGACGAAAAAGGAAATTTTAGAACATGGATATTAATTCTAACAAAGTATAAGGCTCTTACATATAAACGAAAAAATAAATTAGAGAATGTAGTCTATATTGACAAATTGGAAGTAAAAGATGAGTATGAGCTAGAGAAACAAGTAGTCTTAAGACAAGATCAAGAAAAGGTTATAGATACTATCAATTCATTTAACAAAATAGATAGAGAAATATTTTTTAGAAGATATTTTTTCAACGAAAAAATAAGTGATTTGGCTAAGTGCTTTAAGTTATCTAGGTCAGCTATAGATAATAGGCTTTTTAGGGGGAGAAAAACTATACTGGAGGTATTAGATGATGAAGGAAGAAAAATTAATTGA
- a CDS encoding GNAT family N-acetyltransferase — MKVIHNNIKGTLNIRKAIKSDASSLIEYLNIIGGDSDFLTFGLDEFEKSIEEEEKFIESTFESKNDLFIIAEINSKIVGNLNFSGGLRKRTAHTGEFGISVLKEYWGKGIGEELIGYLINWSNTTKIIRKINLRVRTDNIRAINLYKKLGFLEEGVVKREFFINGKFYDCLLMGLLIN, encoded by the coding sequence ATGAAAGTGATACACAATAATATTAAAGGCACTTTGAATATCAGAAAAGCGATAAAATCAGATGCTTCATCATTAATTGAATATCTTAATATCATTGGTGGGGATTCAGATTTCTTAACGTTTGGACTTGATGAATTTGAAAAAAGTATTGAAGAGGAAGAAAAGTTTATTGAAAGCACTTTTGAAAGTAAAAATGATTTGTTTATTATAGCAGAAATAAATAGCAAAATAGTTGGGAATTTAAACTTTTCCGGAGGGTTAAGAAAAAGAACTGCTCACACAGGGGAATTTGGTATAAGTGTCCTTAAGGAATATTGGGGTAAAGGTATAGGTGAAGAGTTAATAGGATATTTAATCAATTGGAGCAATACTACAAAAATAATAAGAAAAATTAATTTAAGAGTTAGAACTGACAATATAAGAGCAATTAATCTATATAAAAAGCTTGGTTTTTTAGAAGAAGGAGTAGTAAAAAGAGAGTTTTTTATTAATGGAAAGTTTTATGATTGTTTATTAATGGGGCTACTTATTAACTAA
- a CDS encoding SMI1/KNR4 family protein: protein MNWQNVFEKEYFKNQGASKEEIEKFKKTWNSELTKIEIIDINSRQKNPFHKSDKNYELYKPFNLLQWKIPKNTLPDSYIEFLKYSNGGEFQNGDRYFQIFSTSDFRQMNIEYEFPEYMEGSISFAMDGSGNHLVFNMRKKRNNGEYPILSIHSGSLGYDDCKLIGSSFIEVCTGKTSIY, encoded by the coding sequence ATGAACTGGCAAAATGTGTTTGAAAAAGAATATTTCAAGAATCAGGGAGCATCAAAAGAAGAAATAGAAAAATTTAAAAAGACATGGAATAGTGAACTAACAAAGATAGAGATAATAGATATAAATTCTAGACAGAAAAATCCATTTCATAAAAGTGATAAGAATTATGAACTTTATAAGCCATTTAATCTTTTACAATGGAAGATACCAAAGAATACTTTGCCAGATAGTTATATTGAATTCTTGAAATATTCAAATGGAGGAGAATTTCAAAATGGTGATAGATACTTTCAAATTTTTAGCACCAGTGATTTTAGACAAATGAATATAGAATACGAATTTCCTGAATACATGGAAGGATCTATATCGTTTGCTATGGATGGCAGTGGAAATCATCTAGTATTTAATATGAGAAAAAAGAGGAATAATGGTGAATATCCTATACTATCTATACATTCAGGAAGTTTAGGTTATGATGATTGTAAGCTTATAGGTAGTTCATTTATTGAAGTATGTACGGGAAAAACATCAATTTATTAG
- a CDS encoding aminoglycoside phosphotransferase family protein yields MNLYFNEIAGSDSWEIIKPINKGWSNDKKYYIKTRDGKELLLRVTDVNQYENKKTEFENLKLLTNMDIVMSRPISFGICNESQSVYSLLTWINGEDAEVMLTKLDDKEQYILGTKAGQFLKQIHKISAPKNIPDWTQRFNRKIDMKIADYISCGIQLDGADKIIDYIEQNRSLLTNRPQSFQHGDYHVGNMIITPEKELGIIDFNRMDYGDPWEEFNRITWCVDVSPIFASGYINGYFDNNVPELFFRLMALYIANNQISSIPWAIPFGEKEINTMIEQAQNVLKWYDYFETYIPSWYMSSYK; encoded by the coding sequence TTGAATCTATATTTTAATGAAATTGCTGGTTCAGATAGCTGGGAGATAATAAAACCAATTAATAAAGGTTGGTCAAATGATAAAAAATACTATATAAAAACTAGAGATGGAAAAGAGCTATTACTTAGAGTAACAGATGTAAATCAATATGAAAATAAGAAAACAGAATTTGAAAATTTAAAGCTACTCACTAACATGGATATAGTAATGTCACGCCCTATTAGCTTTGGGATTTGCAATGAAAGTCAGTCAGTTTACTCTTTACTTACTTGGATTAATGGAGAAGATGCTGAAGTTATGCTTACTAAACTTGATGATAAAGAGCAGTATATTTTAGGTACTAAGGCCGGACAATTCCTAAAGCAAATACATAAGATCTCTGCTCCTAAAAATATACCTGATTGGACACAAAGATTTAATCGTAAAATAGATATGAAAATAGCTGATTATATATCTTGTGGTATTCAGCTTGATGGTGCTGATAAAATAATTGATTATATTGAACAAAATCGTTCTCTTTTGACAAATCGACCACAGTCCTTTCAACATGGAGACTATCATGTTGGAAATATGATTATTACACCAGAAAAGGAGCTAGGTATAATTGATTTTAACAGGATGGATTATGGAGATCCATGGGAAGAATTTAATAGGATTACATGGTGCGTAGATGTAAGTCCTATATTCGCATCAGGATATATCAATGGATACTTCGATAATAATGTACCTGAATTGTTCTTTAGGCTAATGGCACTGTATATTGCTAATAATCAGATTTCGTCGATACCTTGGGCTATTCCTTTTGGAGAGAAAGAAATTAATACAATGATAGAACAGGCACAAAATGTTCTAAAATGGTATGACTATTTTGAAACGTACATACCCAGCTGGTATATGAGCAGTTATAAATAA
- a CDS encoding DUF2164 domain-containing protein, which produces MKNKNKIKLTKEKRKYMISAIKNYFSTERDEELGELGSSLILDFIIEELATEFYDQGVYDSYNYMNDRCEDLLSIQKGNR; this is translated from the coding sequence ATGAAAAATAAAAATAAGATTAAACTAACCAAAGAAAAAAGGAAGTATATGATTTCTGCAATAAAGAACTATTTTTCTACTGAAAGAGATGAGGAACTAGGTGAACTAGGCTCAAGTCTGATTTTAGATTTTATTATAGAAGAATTAGCAACAGAATTTTATGATCAAGGAGTCTATGACTCTTATAACTATATGAATGATAGATGTGAAGATTTACTGTCGATTCAAAAAGGAAATAGATAA
- a CDS encoding P-loop NTPase fold protein, whose product MESLMNYICKHIWENKNYIIGIDGGTGAGKTTLTDELSHRLKAIGLSTLTLHIDDFIHKRNIRYDSSKDEWLCFYSLQWRYDYLINEILSNVKNKQSINKYIEMYDKKIDEYKEIKLVVESPYIILLEGVFLQRKELRKFLDYTIFIDVPRNVRD is encoded by the coding sequence ATGGAAAGTCTAATGAATTACATATGCAAGCATATATGGGAAAATAAAAATTATATTATAGGTATAGATGGTGGAACTGGAGCAGGTAAAACAACTTTAACTGATGAACTAAGTCATAGATTAAAAGCAATAGGACTAAGCACTCTAACTTTACATATAGATGATTTTATTCATAAAAGAAATATACGTTATGACAGTTCAAAAGATGAATGGCTTTGCTTTTATAGCTTGCAGTGGAGATATGATTATCTAATAAATGAGATATTAAGTAATGTAAAAAACAAGCAAAGCATAAACAAATATATAGAAATGTATGATAAAAAGATAGATGAATACAAAGAGATTAAACTAGTAGTAGAGTCACCATATATTATTCTTTTAGAAGGTGTATTTTTACAAAGAAAAGAACTGAGAAAGTTTCTTGACTATACAATTTTTATAGATGTACCTAGAAATGTGAGAGATTAA
- the uvrA gene encoding excinuclease ABC subunit UvrA, whose translation MLKDKIIVKGAKEHNLKNVDLEIPRDKFIVFTGLSGSGKSSLAFDTIYAEGQRRYVESLSAYARQFLGLMEKPDVEYIEGLSPAISIDQKTTSKNPRSTVGTVTEIYDYLRLLFARVGTPHCYKCGKEITSQTIDQMVDQILELEEGSRIQLLSPIIRGRKGEHVKVLENVKKEGFVRVRIDGETRDLGEEIKLEKNKKHNIEVVVDRIIVKEGIEKRLTDSLETVLKLSDGIAIIEVIDKEELLFSQKFACSDCGIGIDEISPRMFSFNSPFGMCSSCNGLGSHMKVDPELVIPNENLSINEGTIAPFASTSEETYYFQMFKAIADYYKFDLDTPIKEAPKELIDEILYGTGYRKVKFEFDSRFSGWRTFEGTFEGVISNLERRYGETSSEQMRDKIEGFMSVKSCPTCSGNRLRPESLAVKISGINITEFTEYSVRKALEFIENLKLTEKQEIIAKQILKEIRERLTFLIDVGLDYLTLSRNAGTLSGGEAQRIRLATQIGASLVGVLYVLDEPSIGLHQRDNDRLLKTLRNLTSLGNTLIVVEHDEDTMYAADHIVDIGPGAGVHGGYIVAQGNLDDIKNNENSITGQYLSGRKKIETPEERRKPKENWLEVIGASENNLKNIDVKIPLGVFTSITGVSGSGKSTLINEILHKGIAQVLHKSKNRPGKHKEIKGIENIDKIIDIDQSPIGRTPRSNPATYTGMFDLIRDVFAMTPEAKARGYKKGRFSFNVKGGRCESCSGDGIIKIEMHFLPDVYVPCEVCKGSRYNRETLQVRYKGKTISDVLDMTVEEALEFFDSIPNIKRKLQTMYEVGLGYIKLGQPSTQLSGGEAQRIKLATELSKRSTGKTIYILDEPTTGLHIADIHRLIKVLNRLVDAGNAVVVIEHNLDVIKTSDYIIDLGPEGGDKGGTIVAIGTPEEICKVEESHTGRFLSKVLK comes from the coding sequence ATGCTTAAAGATAAAATTATAGTAAAAGGAGCTAAGGAACATAATCTTAAAAATGTAGATTTAGAGATTCCAAGAGATAAGTTCATAGTATTTACGGGATTAAGTGGATCAGGAAAATCATCACTAGCATTTGATACTATATATGCAGAAGGACAGAGACGATATGTGGAGAGTCTCTCTGCATATGCTAGACAATTCTTAGGACTTATGGAGAAACCAGATGTAGAATATATAGAGGGCTTATCCCCAGCGATATCTATAGACCAAAAAACTACAAGTAAAAATCCAAGATCAACAGTGGGAACAGTAACAGAAATATATGACTATCTAAGACTACTATTTGCTAGGGTAGGAACTCCACACTGCTATAAATGCGGAAAGGAAATAACTTCCCAAACTATAGATCAAATGGTAGATCAAATACTGGAATTAGAAGAAGGTAGTAGAATACAACTGTTATCTCCAATAATTAGAGGAAGAAAAGGTGAGCATGTAAAAGTTCTTGAGAATGTAAAAAAAGAAGGATTTGTAAGAGTTAGAATAGATGGAGAGACTAGAGACTTAGGAGAAGAAATAAAGTTAGAAAAGAATAAAAAGCACAATATAGAGGTAGTAGTAGATAGAATAATAGTAAAAGAGGGAATAGAAAAAAGACTTACAGATTCTCTTGAAACAGTATTAAAACTATCTGATGGAATTGCAATAATAGAAGTTATAGATAAAGAAGAGTTGCTTTTTAGCCAAAAATTTGCATGCTCAGACTGTGGAATAGGCATAGATGAAATATCACCAAGAATGTTTTCATTCAATAGCCCATTTGGAATGTGCTCTAGTTGTAATGGTCTAGGAAGCCACATGAAAGTGGATCCAGAACTAGTTATACCGAATGAAAATTTATCTATAAATGAAGGGACTATAGCTCCGTTTGCGAGTACTTCAGAGGAAACTTATTATTTTCAGATGTTTAAAGCAATAGCAGACTATTATAAATTTGACTTAGATACTCCTATAAAAGAAGCACCAAAGGAACTTATAGATGAAATTTTATACGGAACTGGATATAGAAAAGTGAAGTTTGAGTTTGATAGTAGATTTAGTGGCTGGAGAACATTTGAGGGTACATTTGAAGGAGTAATTTCAAATTTAGAAAGAAGATATGGAGAGACATCATCTGAACAGATGAGAGACAAAATAGAAGGTTTTATGAGCGTTAAGTCTTGTCCGACTTGTAGTGGGAATAGATTAAGACCTGAGAGTTTAGCGGTGAAGATAAGTGGAATAAATATAACTGAATTTACTGAATACTCAGTAAGAAAGGCGTTAGAATTTATAGAAAATTTAAAACTAACAGAAAAACAAGAAATTATAGCTAAACAGATACTAAAAGAAATAAGAGAAAGATTAACTTTTTTAATAGATGTTGGACTAGATTATCTTACACTATCAAGAAACGCAGGGACTCTTTCGGGAGGAGAAGCTCAAAGAATTAGACTTGCTACTCAAATAGGAGCTAGTTTAGTAGGGGTACTTTATGTACTAGATGAACCAAGTATAGGACTTCATCAAAGAGATAATGACAGATTATTAAAAACTCTTAGAAATCTTACAAGCTTGGGAAATACACTAATAGTGGTAGAACATGATGAAGATACAATGTATGCAGCGGATCATATAGTAGATATAGGACCAGGAGCAGGGGTTCATGGCGGATATATAGTTGCACAGGGAAATCTAGATGATATAAAAAATAACGAGAATTCTATAACAGGACAATATTTAAGTGGTAGAAAGAAAATTGAGACTCCAGAAGAAAGAAGAAAGCCAAAAGAAAATTGGTTAGAAGTAATAGGAGCAAGTGAAAACAACCTAAAAAATATAGATGTGAAAATACCTTTAGGAGTATTTACATCCATAACAGGGGTATCAGGATCTGGAAAGAGTACACTTATAAATGAAATACTCCATAAGGGAATAGCTCAAGTGCTTCATAAAAGCAAGAATAGACCAGGTAAACATAAAGAGATAAAAGGTATAGAAAATATAGATAAAATAATAGATATAGATCAGTCACCGATAGGAAGAACTCCAAGATCAAATCCAGCTACTTATACTGGAATGTTTGATCTTATAAGAGATGTATTTGCAATGACACCTGAAGCAAAAGCTAGAGGATATAAAAAAGGTAGATTTAGTTTTAATGTAAAAGGTGGAAGATGTGAATCTTGTAGTGGTGACGGAATTATAAAAATAGAAATGCACTTCCTACCTGACGTATATGTACCATGTGAAGTGTGTAAAGGTAGTAGATATAATAGAGAGACACTACAAGTAAGATACAAAGGAAAAACTATATCAGATGTGTTAGATATGACTGTAGAAGAAGCTCTAGAATTTTTTGATAGTATTCCTAATATAAAAAGAAAACTTCAAACTATGTATGAAGTAGGACTAGGATATATAAAGCTAGGTCAACCATCTACACAATTATCAGGTGGAGAGGCACAAAGAATAAAGTTAGCTACTGAACTAAGTAAAAGAAGTACAGGTAAAACTATATATATATTAGATGAACCTACGACTGGACTTCATATAGCAGATATTCATAGACTTATAAAAGTATTAAATAGATTAGTAGATGCAGGAAATGCCGTAGTGGTTATAGAACACAATCTTGACGTTATAAAGACATCAGATTATATAATAGACCTAGGTCCAGAAGGTGGAGATAAGGGTGGAACTATAGTTGCAATAGGTACACCAGAAGAAATATGTAAAGTAGAAGAATCTCACACTGGAAGATTCTTAAGTAAAGTTTTGAAGTAA
- a CDS encoding DUF2809 domain-containing protein, which produces MLVKRNSLTYLTLAITIMILGLSVRHFSTYLPKWINLYLGDILWATMIFFLLGLIIKNKETKYVAAIAVLFTFSIEISQLYHSQWIDTLRQTRIGGLVLGYGFLWSDLFSYTIGIGIGALVEKFIILDSHIYKKF; this is translated from the coding sequence ATGTTAGTTAAGAGAAATAGTTTAACTTATCTTACACTGGCAATTACTATTATGATATTAGGATTAAGTGTAAGGCATTTTTCAACATACCTACCAAAATGGATTAATTTATATCTTGGAGATATTTTATGGGCAACTATGATTTTTTTCTTACTTGGACTCATAATTAAAAATAAAGAGACTAAATATGTAGCAGCAATTGCTGTTTTGTTTACTTTCAGTATAGAAATAAGTCAGTTATATCACTCACAATGGATTGATACTCTTAGACAGACAAGGATAGGGGGATTAGTTTTAGGCTATGGATTCTTATGGAGTGACTTATTTTCATATACAATTGGTATTGGAATAGGTGCACTTGTTGAAAAGTTTATCATCTTAGATTCTCATATTTATAAGAAGTTTTAG
- a CDS encoding class I SAM-dependent methyltransferase, which produces MLDNIGFDLWANEYDKSVNLSEENNEYPFAGYRDVLNYVYNKIMSERESDLNILDIGFGTGILTEQLYNKGHKITGIDFSNKMIEIARGKMPQSTLVKWNFSKGLPEEIKDYKFDYIISTYAIHHLTDIEKEDFIKSLACNLTTNGRIILGDVSFETRLDLGECKNKYNKYWDNEEIYFVGEEMIEKLKNEYMCEYIKKSHCAGILVISK; this is translated from the coding sequence ATGTTAGACAATATAGGGTTTGATTTATGGGCAAATGAATATGATAAAAGTGTAAATCTTAGTGAAGAAAACAATGAATATCCATTTGCAGGCTATAGAGACGTGTTAAATTATGTTTACAATAAAATTATGAGTGAAAGAGAAAGTGACTTAAATATTCTAGATATCGGATTTGGAACAGGCATTTTAACTGAGCAACTATATAATAAAGGACATAAAATTACAGGAATAGATTTTTCTAATAAGATGATAGAAATTGCAAGAGGAAAGATGCCTCAATCTACATTAGTAAAATGGAACTTTTCTAAAGGTTTACCAGAGGAAATTAAAGACTATAAATTTGATTACATAATTAGTACATATGCAATACATCACTTAACAGATATAGAGAAAGAAGACTTTATAAAATCACTTGCTTGTAACTTAACTACAAATGGTAGAATTATACTTGGGGATGTTTCTTTCGAAACAAGATTGGATTTAGGAGAATGTAAAAATAAATACAATAAGTATTGGGATAATGAAGAAATTTATTTTGTAGGTGAGGAAATGATCGAAAAGCTAAAAAATGAATACATGTGTGAATATATTAAAAAATCTCACTGCGCTGGAATACTGGTAATTTCTAAATAA
- a CDS encoding NUDIX domain-containing protein, whose amino-acid sequence MKDIDNIHPGVAIIIFDKNKKVLLQKRADVELWGIPSGHVEIGESVMEAAIREVKEETGLSICITRLIGIYSDPKSQVFEYPNGTTTHFITTYFEGEVIEGEINCSSDETLELCYFGIEALPENILPMHPQWLKDALCQQDRAFIR is encoded by the coding sequence ATGAAAGATATAGATAACATTCATCCAGGAGTTGCAATCATTATTTTTGATAAAAATAAAAAAGTTTTGCTACAAAAACGTGCTGATGTAGAGCTTTGGGGAATACCTTCAGGACACGTAGAAATAGGAGAAAGTGTAATGGAAGCTGCTATTAGAGAGGTAAAAGAGGAGACTGGACTAAGTATTTGCATTACTAGATTAATTGGTATTTATTCAGACCCTAAGTCTCAAGTTTTTGAGTATCCTAACGGAACTACAACGCACTTCATAACCACATACTTTGAGGGGGAAGTGATTGAAGGAGAAATAAATTGCTCTTCTGATGAAACTCTTGAACTATGCTACTTTGGGATAGAGGCGTTGCCAGAAAATATTTTGCCAATGCATCCTCAATGGTTGAAGGACGCTTTATGCCAACAAGATAGAGCTTTTATTCGTTAA
- a CDS encoding cyclase family protein gives MVRYIDLSHNIVNNMPVHPYDDPIKLYQDKFLETDEYNNFKLEIGMHAGTHIDTPMHLTNSDTFINEITLDRFIGKGCILDVRNENLIGYKEEYSDIVCENDIVLIYTNHSEKYGTDDYFINHPIIDEKLIDFFIAKKIKMIGIDLPSPDKHPFEIHKMLFKHDIMIIENMNNLSELLNVKSFEIIAFPLKIKAEASMVRVVGKIIT, from the coding sequence ATGGTTAGATATATAGATTTAAGTCATAATATTGTCAATAATATGCCTGTTCATCCATATGACGATCCAATTAAGCTTTATCAAGATAAGTTTCTAGAGACCGATGAATATAATAACTTTAAACTAGAAATAGGTATGCACGCTGGAACTCATATTGATACACCTATGCATTTGACTAATAGCGATACATTTATAAATGAGATCACTTTAGATAGATTTATAGGTAAAGGATGTATATTAGATGTTAGAAATGAAAATTTAATTGGATATAAAGAAGAATATTCAGACATTGTATGTGAGAATGATATTGTACTAATTTATACAAATCATAGCGAGAAATATGGAACAGATGACTACTTTATAAATCATCCTATTATAGACGAAAAATTAATTGATTTTTTCATAGCGAAAAAGATAAAAATGATAGGAATAGACTTGCCATCGCCTGATAAACATCCATTTGAAATACACAAAATGCTTTTTAAGCATGACATAATGATAATAGAAAATATGAATAACTTATCAGAATTATTAAATGTAAAAAGCTTTGAAATAATAGCATTTCCTTTAAAAATAAAAGCAGAAGCATCAATGGTAAGAGTTGTAGGAAAAATTATAACTTAA